A segment of the bacterium genome:
GCATGCCGGACGACAAGGTAGCGCGCAGCCTGGCCGCGCTCCTGGCCGCCGAGGCCGAGCCCGAAGTAGCGCCCGAGCCGGCGTTCTCTTTAGATGAATGGTATCGCCAGCTCGAAGGCGGCGGCAAGTCGGAGTTGAACCTGGTCGTTAAGGCGGACGTGGCCGGCTCGGCGGAGGCGCTGGTGGAGCACCTGAGCGGGTTGGGGAACGAAGAAGTAAGCCCCAAAATCCTGCACTCCGGCGTGGGGGCCGTGAACGAAACCGACGTGTTGTTGGCGAGTACTTCGCAAGCGGTGTTGGTGGCGTACCGCGTCGGCGTGGAGGCGAAGGCGAGAAAACTAGCCCAACGCGAGGGCGTCGAGGTCCGCCGTTACGACGTCATCTACGAGACCATCGAGGACGTGCGGGCGGCGCTGGAGGGTTTGCTCGAGCCCGATATTGTTACCGAGGTCGTGGGCAACGCGGAGGTACGTCAGGTGTTCGACGTCTCGAGCTCGGTACGCGTCGCCGGCAGCATGGTAACCAGTGGCCGCGTCTTCCGCGGCGCCCGGGCCCGCGTATTACGCGAGGGCGAAGTCGTGCACGAGGGGACCGTCTTGTCGTTGCGTCGTTTCCGCGACGACACTAAAGAGGTTCAGCAAGGTTTGGAGTGCGGCATCGTAGTGAGCGGTTTTGCGGAGGTGGCCGAGGGCGACATCATCGAGGTACTGGAGGAGCGTAAGATAACGCGTCGCCTCGACGCCAAATGACAAAAGAGAAGCGGCCTTATCTGGCGTTGTTGACCGTTACCGTCCGCCTGGAAGGTACTAGGAGCTTGAAGGAAAAGCGGATGGTAGTCCGTAGCCTGAAGGACGTCATGCGTGCGCGCTTCGGTGCCGCCGTGGCCGAAGTAGACGGCCTGGACGATAAGACGCGGGCCGTCGTCGCGTTGGCCGGCCTGGCGACGGCGCGCCGCCGGGCGGACGCCTTGCTCGCCAAATTCGAGAACCACCTTGAGCGCCGGTTCGGCGACCTTGACCTGACGCTCGAGGGGCGAGTAGTGGAGCTTTAGCGCGGCCCCGGAACCGCCGTCGGAGCAGTGGTTTGAATGCAAGAAGGATTCCGCATAGCCCGGGTGGAGCGTTTGGTCAAGAAAGAGGTCGCCGACGTTCTGGCCTCCCAGGTCGTGGAACCCGCGGCGCGAGACGTGACCGTGCTCTGGGCCAAGGTTTCGAGAGACCTGCAATTCGCCGACGTTTACGTCAGCGTCTACGGCGACGAGGAACAGGTGTCGCGAGGTCTGGAAGCGCTGGCGCGGTGTCGCGCGTTCGTGCAGAAGCAGATCGGCGGCCGCGTCCGGTTGCGGCGCACCCCCCACATCCGCTTCCGACTCGATGAAGAGTATCGGGCGGCGGCGCGCGTCTTCGAGATCCTCAAGGAATTGGAAGCCGATGAATTTCCCGGCGGCGGCGAAGATAGCGGCGGCGGTTAAGGCCGCGCCGCGGCTCGTGCTCGCCACCCACGCCGAGCCCGACGGCGACGCCGTGGCCAGCGTATTGGCGTTCGCCCACACGCTGCGTTCCCTCGGCGGCGACGCGACCCCCTGGCCTTTGGAGGCCGTTCCCCGCCGCTACGCCTTTCTCCCCGGATTCGACGAGCTGACATCGACCGCGCCGCCCGTCTGGCGCGACGGCGACGTAGTCGTCGCGCTCGACAGCGCCGACGTAACCCGCCTGCCGGAACCGGTGGCGGCGTTCGGCCGCGACGGCGGCGTCGTTATCAATATCGACCATCACGCTTCCAACCCTGGCTTCGGCGCGGTGAACTGGGTCGAGCCCGCGGCCCCCGCGGCCGCGGCGCAGGTGTGGGTCGTCCTCCGCGAGCTGACGGCGGAGCTCCCCGACGCCGCGGCGCTGTGTCTGTACGTCGGCCTCGTCACCGACACCGGCAACTTCACCTAT
Coding sequences within it:
- a CDS encoding DUF503 domain-containing protein, whose protein sequence is MTKEKRPYLALLTVTVRLEGTRSLKEKRMVVRSLKDVMRARFGAAVAEVDGLDDKTRAVVALAGLATARRRADALLAKFENHLERRFGDLDLTLEGRVVEL
- the rbfA gene encoding 30S ribosome-binding factor RbfA; this translates as MQEGFRIARVERLVKKEVADVLASQVVEPAARDVTVLWAKVSRDLQFADVYVSVYGDEEQVSRGLEALARCRAFVQKQIGGRVRLRRTPHIRFRLDEEYRAAARVFEILKELEADEFPGGGEDSGGG
- a CDS encoding DHH family phosphoesterase, yielding MNFPAAAKIAAAVKAAPRLVLATHAEPDGDAVASVLAFAHTLRSLGGDATPWPLEAVPRRYAFLPGFDELTSTAPPVWRDGDVVVALDSADVTRLPEPVAAFGRDGGVVINIDHHASNPGFGAVNWVEPAAPAAAAQVWVVLRELTAELPDAAALCLYVGLVTDTGNFTYTNTNAWAFDMAADLVARGVSPADVEGELYRRYPAAYMNLLGAALAGMKRRNGIVYVTVTREALARAGAKVENTEGIVDYTRRVDGSRVGILFREEEGGVRISFRAAEEIDVSGLALARGGGGHAAAAGCFVEGSMAEVQEAVLAEVEEWLRRQ